Proteins from one Oryza sativa Japonica Group chromosome 12, ASM3414082v1 genomic window:
- the LOC107276755 gene encoding probable LRR receptor-like serine/threonine-protein kinase At3g47570 has translation MGRGSEMHGQCLFIIVFLIHSVHVLPGCIAQSSDEQTLLAFKAAISGDPNGVLDTWVTTKGSMNATDSICRWRGVSCRSRQHPGRVTALELMSSNLMGVISPSLSNLSFLHTLNLSGNRLTGGIPLELGQLPRIRVISLGGNSLIGNIPVSLTNCARLTHLELPRNGLHGEIPANFSNCRELRVFNISANSLSGGIPASFGSLSKLEFLGLHRSNLIGGIPPSLGNMSSLLAFDASENSNLGGSIPDTLGRLTKLNFLRLAFAGLGGAIPFSLYNISSLTVLDLGNNDLSGMLPPDFGITLPRIQFLNLYNCRLQGSIPPSIGNATKLRRIQLQSNGLQGIVPPDIGRLKDLDKLNLQFNQLEDKWDKDWPLMAALGNCSRLFALSLSSNKFEGDLPASLVNLTIGIEKIFMNENRISGAIPSEIGKFRNLDVLALADNALTGTIPDTIGGLSSMTGLDVSGNNISGEIPPMLVANLSKLAFLDLSENDMEGSIPLSFERMSSIAILDLSYNQFSGMLPKQVLSLSSLTLFLNLSHNTFSGPIPSEVGRLSSLGVLDLSNNRLSGEIPQALAGCQSMEYLFLQGNQFGGRIPQSLVSLKGLQHLDMSQNNLSGPIPDFLATFQYLRYLNLSYNQLDGPVPTTGVFNATKDFFVGGNRVCGGVSELQLPKCPDRAGKGSHRSRTVLIVSVSVGSFVALVLIAGALFVCVLKPMKQVMQSNETSPRPLLMEQHWKLSYAELHRATDGFSAANLIGVGSFGSVYKGVVGSEEEEVAIKVLNLLQHGAERSFLAECEALRSVRHRNLVKIITACSTVDHYGNDFKALVYEFMPNRDLDKWLHPTIDDDDESFSRVLTMSERLRIALDVAEALDYLHRHGQVPIVHCDLKPSNVLLDNDMVAHVGDFGLSRFVLGTNNNSIQYSSISAGIKGTVGYIPPEYGMGGEISVEGDVYSYGILLLEMFTAKRPTDDLFQGSRSIRSYVATAYPDRAMEIVDQAMLQLKEKDMFEKKTEGCIMSVLRVALQCTEDSPRARMLTGYVIRELISVRNTYEDTVDYP, from the exons ATGGGGAGAGGCAGCGAGATGCATGGCCAATGTTTGTTCATCATCGTTTTCCTCATCCATTCTGTCCATGTCCTCCCCGGGTGCATAGCTCAGTCTAGTGATGAGCAAACACTGCTTGCATTCAAGGCCGCCATCTCCGGTGACCCAAACGGGGTTCTTGATACATGGGTCACTACCAAGGGAAGCATGAATGCCACAGACAGCATCTGCCGGTGGCGCGGTGTGTCGTGCCGATCCAGGCAGCACCCTGGTCGTGTGACAGCGCTGGAGCTCATGTCATCCAACTTGATGGGTGTGATAAGCCCAAGTCTGTCCAATCTTTCCTTCCTCCACACACTCAACCTCTCTGGCAACCGTCTCACTGGTGGCATCCCGTTGGAGCTTGGCCAGCTACCTCGCATACGGGTCATCAGCCTTGGTGGGAATTCTCTGATCGGTAACATACCTGTGTCTCTCACCAATTGTGCTCGACTCACACATCTCGAGTTACCACGGAATGGATTGCATGGTGAGATTCCAGCGAACTTCAGCAACTGCAGGGAACTCCGGGTGTTCAATATCAGTGCGAACAGCCTGTCTGGTGGCATCCCCGCATCATTCGGGTCACTGTCGAAGCTTGAGTTCTTGGGCCTGCATCGGAGCAACCTCATCGGCGGCATCCCACCATCATTGGGTAACATGTCCTCACTGTTAGCTTTTGATGCCAGTGAGAATTCCAACCTTGGAGGTAGCATACCTGACACTCTGGGTAGACTCACAAAGCTGAACTTTCTGAGGTTAGCTTTTGCTGGTCTTGGAGGGGCAATTCCATTCTCGTTGTATAACATTTCATCCCTTACTGTACTTGACTTGGGAAACAATGATCTGTCTGGTATGCTGCCGCCTGACTTCGGCATCACCCTCCCGAGAATCCAGTTTCTTAATCTGTACAACTGTCGGCTCCAAGGAAGCATCCCACCATCGATAGGAAATGCGACGAAACTCCGTCGGATCCAGCTTCAGAGCAACGGTCTGCAGGGAATTGTGCCACCTGACATTGGTAGGCTGAAGGATCTCGATAAGCTGAACCTTCAGTTCAACCAGTTGGAGGACAAGTGGGACAAGGACTGGCCACTGATGGCTGCCTTAGGGAATTGCAGTAGGCTTTTTGCACTGAGCCTCTCAAGCAATAAGTTTGAAGGTGATCTGCCGGCTTCTCTTGTCAACCTCACAATTGGAATAGAGAAAATCTTTATGAATGAAAACAGGATAAGCGGTGCCATTCCCTCGGAGATTGGCAAGTTCAGAAATCTTGATGTTCTTGCTCTTGCTGACAATGCACTGACGGGCACCATACCAGACACAATTGGTGGTCTCAGCAGCATGACCGGGCTAGATGTCTCAGGCAATAACATATCCGGTGAAATCCCGCCAATGCTGGTTGCAAACCTTTCTAAGCTCGCTTTCCTGGACCTATCAGAGAATGACATGGAGGGAAGCATACCTCTGAGCTTTGAGAGAATGAGCAGTATTGCAATCCTGGACTTGTCTTACAATCAGTTCAGTGGCATGTTACCGAAACAAGTTCTGAGCCTCTCGTCTCTAACCTTGTTCCTGAACTTGTCTCACAACACTTTCTCAGGTCCAATTCCTTCAGAAGTTGGCAGATTAAGCAGCCTTGGGGTTCTCGACTTGTCAAACAATAGGCTGTCTGGAGAGATACCACAGGCGCTAGCTGGGTGTCAATCGATGGAGTACTTGTTTCTGCAAGGAAACCAATTTGGTGGCAGAATTCCCCAATCTCTTGTATCTCTGAAAGGGCTTCAACACCTTGACATGTCACAGAATAACTTGTCTGGTCCAATTCCAGATTTCCTTGCAACTTTTCAGTACTTGCGATACTTAAACTTGTCCTACAACCAGCTTGATGGACCGGTGCCAACAACTGGAGTGTTCAATGCTACGAAAGACTTCTTTGTTGGTGGTAACAGAGTTTGTGGTGGTGTTTCAGAGTTGCAGCTACCGAAATGTCCTGATCGCGCTGGTAAGGGCTCACATAGATCAAGAACTGTGCTGATTGTGTCAGTTTCTGTTGGATCTTTCGTGGCTCTAGTCCTCATCGCAGGCGCCCTTTTTGTATGTGTTCTGAAGCCAATGAAACAGGTTATGCAGAGTAATGAGACATCTCCTCGACCATTATTGATGGAGCAACACTGGAAATTATCCTATGCAGAACTACATAGGGCTACTGACGGGTTCTCTGCAGCTAACCTGATTGGTGTTGGAAGCTTTGGCTCAGTGTACAAAGGAGTTGTAGGCTCTGAAGAGGAGGAAGTCGCAATAAAAGTCCTGAATCTTCTGCAGCATGGAGCCGAGCGGAGTTTCTTGGCTGAGTGTGAGGCGCTAAGAAGTGTTCGGCATCGCAATCTTGTAAAGATCATCACAGCCTGTTCGACCGTGGATCACTATGGTAATGATTTCAAAGCTTTGGTGTATGAGTTCATGCCTAACAGGGACCTGGACAAATGGCTCCATCCGaccattgatgatgatgatgagagtTTCTCACGGGTGTTAACCATGTCTGAAAGACTGAGGATTGCGCTGGATGTTGCTGAAGCTCTCGATTACCTGCACCGCCATGGCCAAGTGCCCATTGTTCACTGTGATCTGAAGCCAAGCAATGTCCTTCTTGACAATGACATGGTCGCCCATGTAGGGGACTTTGGGCTGTCACGGTTTGTGCTGGGAACAAACAACAATTCCATACAGTATTCTAGTATTTCAGCTGGGATCAAAGGCACTGTCGGATATATTCCTCCAG AATATGGAATGGGTGGTGAAATTTCAGTGGAGGGGGATGTCTACAGTTACGGAATCCTGCTGCTTGAGATGTTCACTGCAAAGAGGCCAACAGATGATTTGTTTCAGGGAAGTAGAAGCATCCGCAGCTATGTTGCAACGGCTTATCCTGACAGGGCCA